The following proteins come from a genomic window of Phnomibacter ginsenosidimutans:
- a CDS encoding LamG-like jellyroll fold domain-containing protein: protein MLAFSLLATACKKDGNPYNLPGVNPADYQGKIDGFNSSDEVYPENVIAYWSFDDTKNELKTNTAPGQTANDVFVTGGVRGKALSLAAGYLYYPTQFAKFKTDSLKNWSISVWVKILNNGSKRTMLFQLTRPGQFNGSINFALNTQSFPASNTSTLRIQPTFLTMTGGTQDNINNTLSPTIGADKWTHIVLTYEYLTGIFNIWADGLKIGGFPNRGTGNNSFKAYEPSEVIIGSNYNGIPGKSVSSDVSFAPMTGQVDELRVYNRLLPDAHIKALFNLGKANK from the coding sequence TTGCTGGCTTTTTCGCTGCTGGCTACGGCTTGCAAAAAGGATGGTAATCCCTACAACCTGCCCGGCGTTAATCCTGCCGATTATCAAGGTAAGATTGATGGCTTCAATAGCTCCGACGAAGTATATCCGGAAAACGTGATTGCGTACTGGAGCTTCGACGATACCAAGAATGAATTGAAAACAAATACGGCACCCGGACAAACCGCCAACGATGTGTTTGTAACGGGTGGCGTAAGGGGCAAAGCCTTGAGCCTTGCTGCCGGCTATTTGTATTACCCCACACAGTTTGCCAAGTTCAAAACCGATTCGCTCAAAAACTGGAGCATTAGTGTTTGGGTAAAAATTTTGAACAATGGCAGCAAGCGTACCATGCTGTTTCAACTCACTCGTCCCGGTCAGTTTAATGGCAGTATCAACTTTGCGTTGAATACCCAGTCTTTCCCTGCCAGCAATACAAGCACGTTGCGCATTCAGCCTACTTTCCTTACTATGACTGGTGGCACACAAGACAATATCAACAACACTTTGTCGCCCACCATTGGTGCTGATAAATGGACGCACATAGTGCTCACCTATGAGTACCTCACGGGTATCTTCAACATTTGGGCAGATGGCTTAAAGATTGGTGGCTTCCCCAACCGTGGCACCGGCAACAACTCATTCAAAGCCTATGAGCCCAGCGAAGTCATCATTGGTTCTAACTACAACGGCATCCCCGGCAAGTCTGTGAGTTCAGATGTATCATTCGCCCCCATGACTGGTCAGGTAGATGAGCTGCGGGTGTACAATCGTTTGCTGCCCGATGCGCATATTAAAGCATTGTTCAACTTGGGTAAAGCCAATAAGTAA